The proteins below are encoded in one region of Styela clava chromosome 4, kaStyClav1.hap1.2, whole genome shotgun sequence:
- the LOC120326871 gene encoding solute carrier family 22 member 4-like isoform X2: MNIDEAFHQLGKWGCYQTVIFIVVSAASLPNAFTGLQFAIIHFQPSHRCRLSDEIESILKNNSSSNENLLDFFIPMEPDNYGKISKSNCHMYQRNYSTLSLINLNESVDIIPCTNGYIFDMLPNHDTSVTEFEMVCNNDWKAPLAITVFQSGVASGSIVGILADRYGRRPVYLFASLAQIISMGITAASWDFYSYLVAVYFVGMTGLINFVVAFVLVTEVISIESRNFMAVSSMYSFSIGYAIVPLIGYYAQNWRTYNWVSMVLSVFLYLPGYWLFPESPRWLSTVGRTNAAIAGLNKMAKMNRKKVNFERLRKTHTAGSREITASPSGLIETLRIIFKSTLTYRFLSAFFAWFVTGHVYYAIAFHSKSFSDDRYLNILYCAFADFPAYLCGYYAVNMIGRPRSTTFFLLTCGVFTIILPYLPEELSTLRTIISIIGKGAVSAVFYIIFLSTSEIAPTPQRSASMSIASFCSRVGAFIAPFVMFLSKIEYSVPYWIMGTITILSGTIGIICIPETLGVKMPDTIQQAENNKRFYGFNIFKKFTPTTHRNRRDENYLMKKLTTS, translated from the exons ATGAATATCGACGAAGCATTCCATCAACTGGGGAAGTGGGGATGTTACCAAACTGTGATTTTTATCGTTGTGTCTGCCGCTTCTTTGCCAAATGCTTTTACGGGGTTGCAGTTTGCCATCATTCATTTCCAACCAAGCCATCGATGTAGATTATCTGATGAAATTGAAAGCATATTGAAAAAC AACTCAAGCAGTAATGAAAATCTGCTCGACTTTTTTATACCCATGGAACCCGATAATTATGGAAAGATAAGTAAAAGTAATTGCCACATGTATCAGAGAAATTATTCTACACTCTCTCTTATAAACCTCAATGAATCTGTTGACATCATACCATGTACAAAtggatatatatttgatatgttGCCGAATCATGATACTTCAGTTACTGAG TTTGAAATGGTTTGCAACAATGATTGGAAAGCACCTTTAGCAATTACAGTTTTTCAATCGGGAGTGGCAAGTGGATCAATAGTTGGCATACTTGCTGACAG GTATGGTAGACGGCCGGTTTACTTGTTTGCCTCTTTGGCTCAGATAATATCCATGGGTATTACGGCTGCTTCTTGGGATTTCTATTCATATTTGGTTGCTGTTTATTTTGTTGGGATGACAGGACTCATCAATTTCGTTGTTGCTTTCGTACTAG tgACCGAAGTAATATCGATTGAGTCAAGAAATTTTATGGCCGTTAGTTCAATGTATTCATTTTCCATTGGATATGCTATTGTTCCCTTGATTGGATATTATGCGCAAAACTGGCGTACTTACAATTGGGTATCCATGGTACTCAGTGTCTTTCTATATCTACCGGGCTACTG GTTGTTTCCCGAATCACCACGTTGGCTATCAACAGTTGGTAGAACAAATGCTGCGATCGCAGGATTGAAcaaaatggcaaaaatgaaCCGAAAGAAGGTCAATTTCGAAAGATTGAGAAAA ACACATACAGCTGGTTCTCGTGAAATAACGGCATCACCCTCAGGGCTAATAGAGACGCTTCGCATAATTTTCAAATCTACATTAACCTACAGATTCCTATCAGCTTTTTTTGCATG GTTCGTGACAGGTCACGTTTACTATGCAATAGCGTTTCACTCGAAAAGCTTCAGTGATGATCGCTACCTGAATATATTGTATTGCGCATTTGCTGACTTTCCCGCATATCTTTGTGGTTATTATGCTGTTAACATGATCGGTCGCCCTAGATCCACTACTTTTTTTCTGCTAACTTGTGGAGTTTTCACCATTATTTTACCATATTTACCTGAAG AACTATCCACGCTCAGAACAATAATCTCAATAATCGGGAAAGGTGCCGTAAGTGCAGTATTTTATATCATCTTCTTGAGCACGTCCGAAATAGCTCCCACTCCACAAAGAAGTGCATCAATGAGCATAGCATCTTTCTGTAGTCGTGTTGGGGCGTTCATCGCGCCATTTGTGATGTTTCTGA GTAAAATTGAATACTCCGTACCTTATTGGATAATGGGTACGATAACTATTTTGAGTGGAACTATTGGTATCATTTGCATTCCGGAAACACTGGGAGTGAAAATGCCAGATACAATCCAGCAAGCTGAGAATAACAAAAG ATTCTATGgattcaatatatttaaaaaattcacgCCAACTACACATCGTAATCGAAGGGATGAGAACTATCTGATGAAAAAATTGACAACTTCGTAA
- the LOC120326871 gene encoding solute carrier family 22 member 4-like isoform X1, which produces MNIDEAFHQLGKWGCYQTVIFIVVSAASLPNAFTGLQFAIIHFQPSHRCRLSDEIESILKNNSSSNENLLDFFIPMEPDNYGKISKSNCHMYQRNYSTLSLINLNESVDIIPCTNGYIFDMLPNHDTSVTEFEMVCNNDWKAPLAITVFQSGVASGSIVGILADRYGRRPVYLFASLAQIISMGITAASWDFYSYLVAVYFVGMTGLINFVVAFVLVTEVISIESRNFMAVSSMYSFSIGYAIVPLIGYYAQNWRTYNWVSMVLSVFLYLPGYWLFPESPRWLSTVGRTNAAIAGLNKMAKMNRKKVNFERLRKTHTAGSREITASPSGLIETLRIIFKSTLTYRFLSAFFAWFVTGHVYYAIAFHSKSFSDDRYLNILYCAFADFPAYLCGYYAVNMIGRPRSTTFFLLTCGVFTIILPYLPEELSTLRTIISIIGKGAVSAVFYIIFLSTSEIAPTPQRSASMSIASFCSRVGAFIAPFVMFLSKIEYSVPYWIMGTITILSGTIGIICIPETLGVKMPDTIQQAENNKSRCGRLDFKPNFDKYSTDSMDSIYLKNSRQLHIVIEGMRTI; this is translated from the exons ATGAATATCGACGAAGCATTCCATCAACTGGGGAAGTGGGGATGTTACCAAACTGTGATTTTTATCGTTGTGTCTGCCGCTTCTTTGCCAAATGCTTTTACGGGGTTGCAGTTTGCCATCATTCATTTCCAACCAAGCCATCGATGTAGATTATCTGATGAAATTGAAAGCATATTGAAAAAC AACTCAAGCAGTAATGAAAATCTGCTCGACTTTTTTATACCCATGGAACCCGATAATTATGGAAAGATAAGTAAAAGTAATTGCCACATGTATCAGAGAAATTATTCTACACTCTCTCTTATAAACCTCAATGAATCTGTTGACATCATACCATGTACAAAtggatatatatttgatatgttGCCGAATCATGATACTTCAGTTACTGAG TTTGAAATGGTTTGCAACAATGATTGGAAAGCACCTTTAGCAATTACAGTTTTTCAATCGGGAGTGGCAAGTGGATCAATAGTTGGCATACTTGCTGACAG GTATGGTAGACGGCCGGTTTACTTGTTTGCCTCTTTGGCTCAGATAATATCCATGGGTATTACGGCTGCTTCTTGGGATTTCTATTCATATTTGGTTGCTGTTTATTTTGTTGGGATGACAGGACTCATCAATTTCGTTGTTGCTTTCGTACTAG tgACCGAAGTAATATCGATTGAGTCAAGAAATTTTATGGCCGTTAGTTCAATGTATTCATTTTCCATTGGATATGCTATTGTTCCCTTGATTGGATATTATGCGCAAAACTGGCGTACTTACAATTGGGTATCCATGGTACTCAGTGTCTTTCTATATCTACCGGGCTACTG GTTGTTTCCCGAATCACCACGTTGGCTATCAACAGTTGGTAGAACAAATGCTGCGATCGCAGGATTGAAcaaaatggcaaaaatgaaCCGAAAGAAGGTCAATTTCGAAAGATTGAGAAAA ACACATACAGCTGGTTCTCGTGAAATAACGGCATCACCCTCAGGGCTAATAGAGACGCTTCGCATAATTTTCAAATCTACATTAACCTACAGATTCCTATCAGCTTTTTTTGCATG GTTCGTGACAGGTCACGTTTACTATGCAATAGCGTTTCACTCGAAAAGCTTCAGTGATGATCGCTACCTGAATATATTGTATTGCGCATTTGCTGACTTTCCCGCATATCTTTGTGGTTATTATGCTGTTAACATGATCGGTCGCCCTAGATCCACTACTTTTTTTCTGCTAACTTGTGGAGTTTTCACCATTATTTTACCATATTTACCTGAAG AACTATCCACGCTCAGAACAATAATCTCAATAATCGGGAAAGGTGCCGTAAGTGCAGTATTTTATATCATCTTCTTGAGCACGTCCGAAATAGCTCCCACTCCACAAAGAAGTGCATCAATGAGCATAGCATCTTTCTGTAGTCGTGTTGGGGCGTTCATCGCGCCATTTGTGATGTTTCTGA GTAAAATTGAATACTCCGTACCTTATTGGATAATGGGTACGATAACTATTTTGAGTGGAACTATTGGTATCATTTGCATTCCGGAAACACTGGGAGTGAAAATGCCAGATACAATCCAGCAAGCTGAGAATAACAAAAG CCGATGTGGTAGATTGGACttcaaaccaaattttgacAAATATTCCACAGATTCTATGgattcaatatatttaaaaaattcacgCCAACTACACATCGTAATCGAAGGGATGAGAACTATCTGA